AACTCAGGCACCCATTACGCATGGCTCACAGCTTTGCTCTTCAGGAAAGTTGCAACACTGGTTCTATCCTTCTAGGTGAAAGGCACTGGCTAAGCGGACGACTCTGCCTGCTCAGCTGCATGATAGGAGCTGCGCACCAGTGGGCCGGACTCTACGTGGCGAAAGCCCATCTCTAAGCCCACACGTTTATACATCTCGAATTCTTCCAGCGGTACGAAGCGATGCACGGGTAGGTGCGCTTTGGTGGGCTGCAGGTATTGCCCAATTGTAAGAATATCAACCTTGTGGGTGCGCAGGTCTTGCATCACGGCGAGCACTTCCTCAGGCTGTTCGCCAATGCCGACCATCAGACCGGATTTGGTAACCAGTTGGTAAGTCTCTTTGGCGTATTTGAGCAAGTCCAGTGAGCGTTGATACTTGGCTTGTGGGCGCACGAGGCGGTAGAGTCGGGGCACGGTTTCAATGTTGTGGTTTAGGATTTCGGGGCGCTCGCGCATAACGGTATCCCACGCAGCCGTGTCGCCTTGAAAGTCAGGAATTAAGACTTCAATGTGCGTAGCAGGGTGAGCTTTACGGATTTCGCGAATGGTCTCAGCCCAGATGCTGGCACCGCCGTCGTCTAATTCATCACGGTTGACACTGGTGATCACGGTGTGGCGCAAATTCATCAGGCGGACAGCTTCGGCGACGCGCTTTGGCTCAGCAAGGTCAAGTTCCGTAGGGCGACCAGTCTTAACGGCGCAGAAGCCACATGAGCGCGTGCAAGTCTCGCCCAGAATCATAATCGTGGCAGTCCCAGCTCCCCAGCACTCTGCGATGTTGGGGCAGCGTGCTTCTTCGCAAACTGTATGGAGGCGATAAGAGTCAATAAGGGCTTTTAGTTTGGCGTAGCCCTCGCCTGAGGGCATGCGGACACGTAGCCAGTCTGGACGAGAGGTAGGCTTAGCAGGTGGCGAAGGCTGCAAAATGTTTAGGTCGGGTGTAGTAATCATTTCAAGATGTGAAGATTAAAAAGACTGAAAACGCATTGTAAGCTAAAAACACGCTGCTTACGCAGAAAGTGCCGCACCGAGCACGCTCAGGGCTTGCTTGCGCTGCGCAAGATTAGTCTCCCCCAAGTCAGCCCAGGGACCAAGGCTTTTACCAGAACGAATAATATGCAAGACCTCGTCGCGCAGTTTTGGGTCAAGTGCCTTATGCTCAAGCTGCAGAGCAGCCAGTGCCAGTTGAATGACGGCTAATACGTCTTCATTTTTGGCAATTTCGCCAAGTTCAGTTAGAACGCGCTCAGTGGCCGCAGGGACGGAGAGGCCTTCGGCAATTGCATCCTCAAAAATCGCTTTTGCGGCAGCAGCGGCGTCGTTATCAAAGATGTCGGACCCCCAGATGCCCATAGTTTTTGATTTGCGATTAAAGTGGTGTGTGCTCGTTGTAAGATTCCAGAGTGCGAACAAGGAACTGCAAGAAGTATCCCGCTAAAGCTCCGTCAATGATGCGGTGGTCATATGAAAGCGAAAGATACATCATTGAGCGGATGGCAATCACGTCGGTGTCATCGTCCAGTGTTTTCACTACAGGGCGCTTGACAATTGCACCCGTGCCCAGAATCGCTACTTGCGGCTGATTGATAATCGGGGCACCGAAAAGATTGCCAGTTGTGCCATAGTTGGTGATGGTAAATGTGCCACCTTGGATTTCATCAGGCAAAAGCTTTTTGCTGCGAGCCCGCGCGGCAAGGTCTTGCACGGCGCGCGCCAAGCCTACCAGATTCTTCTCGTCTGCACCTTTGATAACAGGCACAATCAGCCCACCTTCGCCACGCTCACCTAGCGCCACTGCAATACCGATGTTGATATACTTCTTGATAATAATCTTGTCGCCTTCGACCGAAGCATTGAGCATAGGGAATTCTTTCAAACTCTTGACCACTGCATCAACAAAGAAGGGCGTGTAGGTAAGCTTGATGCCATTTGTAGCCTCGAAGGTCGCTTTCTTCGCTCTGACAAGGCGGACGAGACCCGTTACATCGGCTTCGGAGACTGAGGTAACATGCGCTGAGGTTTGCTTGGAGCGCACCATATGCTCGGCAATCAGCTTGCGCATGTGATCCATCTGAATGACCTCAGCGCGGTTAGCATCATAGACGACTGGTGCAGGAGGCGGAGTCGGCTTTGCAGGCTCAGGTGCAGGAGGCGTGGGAGCTGGGCGAGTTTCGACCCTTGCCGCGGCGGATGCGGTAACAGGAGCAGGTGCAGCAGAAGGCACAGACGGAGCAGCCGGAGCGGTCGGGAGCGTGCGACCAGACTTGAGGTAATTGAGCACATCATTTTTTGTAACTCGTCCCCCGATACCAGTGCCGGGAATTCGGTTTAACTCCTGCATTGAAATACCTTCCTCTTGAGCGATACGCATCACAACAGGCGAGTAAAAACGGTTGCCGACAGGTGTATCGGCAGTGGCAGGCCGGTTGCCATTTGAATGTGGTGAGGCAGGAGAGAAAGCAGCGGGTGCAGTCGCAGAGGCGGGCGTAGGGGGAGTAGGCGACATAGCGGCGCTGACGTCTGTTTCAATGCGCGCAACCGTTGTGCCAATTGGCACAACGGTTCCTTCGGCAAAGAGAATTTCGGCAACGATGCCACTTGCAGAGGAGGGTACATCGGTGTCAATCTTGTCCGTGCTAATGCGAAGCAGGTTTTCGTCCTTCTGGATAGGGTCACCCACTTTCTTATACCACTCCAAAATTGTGCCTTCCATGAGGCTTTCGCCCATTTTCGGCATTACGATATCAACTTTTGCCATATAGTTAATTAACTGTTTAGTTACGGGGGAGAGTTACTATGCAAGGGTGAATATAGAAAAAAAGCGTTCTGCTAAAAAATTGTGCATAGCTCTAAGCTAGACAAGTGCGGTGAGGTCGCAAAGAAACTGTTAGCTGTGCTTTTGGCTTTATTAGGGGTAGGAACTTTTAAGCAAACGGTATGCCCAGAATTCAAGCGGTTGGAACAGCGCTGCCACCCTACAAGGTGACCCGAGATGAAAGCAAGGCGTTTGCACTAAGCCTGTACGGTGAGGTGTATCGGGGTGACCTAAGCCGATTGCTTGCGATTTTTGATAATACAGCAATCAATACGCGGCACTTTTGCGTGCCCCCTGAATGGTTTGCATCACCAAAGTCTTTCGAAGAAAAGAACAATCTTTACATTGAAGAAGGTTTAAAGTTGTCGGAGAAAGCGATTGCGGAAGTGCTGGAAAAAACAGGGCTGGACTACGACAGTATTGATTGTCTGATGTTTGTCTCTAGCACAGGCCTGTCGACGCCGACAATGGATGCACGCTTGATTGACCGTCTGCCGTTTCGAAAGAACGTGCAGCGACTGCCAATCTGGGGAGTAGGGTGTGCAGGAGGAGCAATGGCGCTTTCGTGGGCAATGCGGTTAGCGAAAGCAGAGCCAGAGCAAAAAATTCTTGCGGTCGTCACAGAGCTGTGCGGACTCACATTTATTCGCAATGACCTCTCCAAAGCCGCCGTGATATCCAGTGCCCTCTTCGCCGATGGGGCAGCAGCTGTGCTTATAACGGGTGATAAAGCAAAAGTGCCTGTTCAAACTCATGCGCCTTGTCTTCTGGCGGCAGCGACAGAGACAATGCCAAATTCACTGGATATAATGGGCTGGCATTTTTCAGAACTTGGCTTCAATGTGAAGTTGTCAAAAGATGTGCCTGAAGTAGTTCGTACGTTCTTGAGATCAGTGTTGGTAAGTTTCTTAAATAGAAGGCGTTTATCTCTTTCAGATATCAAGCATTTTATTACTCATCCAGGTGGCGCAAAAGTGTTAGAAGCCTATCAAGCGATCGGTATTCCGCCGTGTAAACTGCACTATGCGTGGGACGTGTTGCGCAAGTGTGGCAATATGTCTGCTGCAACCGTGCTATTTATTCTTGAACGGTTCTTGGAGGAGCTAAAAGACGAGCATGCAGCGTTTGGCGTCGTTACGGCCTTAGGACCCGGTTTTTCAGCTGAACTTGTGCTCTTGCATTGGGATTAGAATGGAGTGGCTGTATTTTGGTGCGCTAATTGCCTTTTTAGCTCTGCAGCGCCTAAGCGAACTCTGGATAGCCAAGCGTAACGCCGAGTGGATACGCTCGCAGGGAGGTTACGAGGTGGGAGCAGGACATTACAAATGGATGGTCTTGTTGCATATTGGCTGGTTTCTCTCAATGGTAGGGGAGTATGTATGGCGTCGGCCAGCGTTGCCCACGCACTGGTGGGTGTGGCTAACACTATTCTTGCTGGCGCAAGTCGGACGCTACACCGTCATTGCAACGCTCGGCAAGTTTTGGAATACACGCGTTTTCATTTTGCCGAATGCACCAAAAGTGGAGCGAGGCATCTACCGCTATGTGCGGCACCCTAACTACTGGATAGTGCGGATAGAACTCTTTGTAGCGCCAATGATCTTTAACCTGCTTGGTACAGCAGTTCTTTTTTCTGTGCTAAACTTTTTTATGCTAAGAGTGCGCATTGCAGCCGAAGAAGAGGCACTGAAAGCAATGCCATCGGCAAAGGGAAAACAAAATTCTGTTATTGCAAAGTAAACACATCCAAAACAAAGATGCACATTACTATTGCATTCAGCTGCTTCCTCGTGAACTTCCTCTACGGCATTTTGGCAAAACTCCGTGTTGTAGATGCAGCGCGCTTCAAAGTCGTGCACCATGTGATGTATTTTTTCGTGATGGCGTCTTTGGTTGCGGCAGTGAGCTTAGAGATTTACGAAAGGGGGGTGCCGGTCCCGCTCTTAGTGATGGTTGTAGCGCTGCTTGGAATGACACGGTTCAGTGGCAAGTCGAGCTGGCACTGGCGATATGCCGTGTTGTGCTTGGTGATGTATTTGGCAGTGGCAGGGTATTACTTCTACAGGTTTTCACAGTAATCTCTCTCAAAAGCATTAAGCTTTTGAAAGAAAAGGGCTTAAAGGGTATACTTTCACAACTGTTCAAACAGAGTAGACAAGATGAACCTTCCCAGGGATATTTTTGAGGTTATTCGGCAACGGCGAACAACCAACGGGTATTTTCTTGACCGTCCGCTTAGCGATGAGCATATCAAGATGATGTTGGAGGCAGCCAGTTTTGCGCCAAGCCATTTTAATTCGCAGCCTTGGCGCTTCGTGCTTATCCGTGACGAGAAGCGGCGTAAGGAGCTCGGTAGAATTGCTGGGCAATCTATGCGCGTCGTAATGGAAAAAGGAGACTTCTGGCGGCGATACTTGCGGTACTTTCGTTTTAGCAAAGAGGAAATCGAGAAAACAGGCGATGGTATCTACATTGACAATATGCCCGCGCCGCTGCGTCCCTTCATTCGCTACCTTTTCTCTGAGAAGGGTAGTGAAATGATGAATAAGCTCCGTGTGCCATGGATTTTGGCAATCGACTCTAAGAAACTGGTTTCCAGCTCACCGCTAATTTTGGGGGTCTTGCTGTCTAAGGACGAGTATAAGCCCGAAGAAAAGTCAGGAATGTATTGCCTTTTAGCACTTGGTATGGCCATTGAGAACATCTGGCTTGCGGCTACTGCCCTGGGAATTGGAGTGCAGTTTATTTCGCTTCCAATGGAAGCAGGCGGTGAGTATTGGCAAAAGTGCATTGAAATGGTCGCGCCGCCCCCCGATTACGAGCTCATTGCACTTTTTAGGCTTGGCTACATCAACCCAGACGCTAAGCGCCCTGTAATTGACTGGACGAGCACGCAACGCAAAGACGTGTCACAATTTTGCTTTGCGGAAACCTTCGGTCACCCTTGGCACCCAAAGTTAGATTCTGTCGCACCACTTGCTGAACACGCCTCTGGCAGAGAGAGCTTGCAAGCCGCGACGGACAAGAGTGCTGGAGACAAAGCGACTCTGACAGAGTAAGTGTTACAGCCTCTTTGAATAGCCGGCTTGCATACTTTATACTTTCGCATTTTGCATATTTTACTTTACATAATTTTCATTATACAACAGATTCACCTGCACGAAAATGTCTTGCTTTATTTAAACTGAGCTGCCCTGACACTCATCGAATCTAAGTGACGGCTCTCTGCAGAGGAACGATAAGTTGGAATTTACGCTTAGGTTACTTAGGTTTCGCCTGCAGCACTAACTGAAAGGTAAGAGATATGACACAGAATGCTGAACAAGTAGGTACGCCTACACTCTGCTACTTGTCTTTCGCGCATCAGATTTGGCGGCGGTTGCTGGCACTGCTTGCAGGGTACTTGATGCTCATCGGCGCATTGGCTACCACTCATAACGCGCTGGCATACGCACTGTCAGACACGGCAAGCAAGACCAAAGTGTATGATGACACGGAAGATGAAGAAATGGCATTTTACGGTGGCGCTTTCCGTCCACGACCGGGCATCGCAGGCGTCATTGGGCTGACCACCAACAGCTTTGTTGCGTCTTTCAACTTCGTGCATCAGCACACGCCTGACCTTATCAGCCTTATTAGCATTGGTATCACGACAGGACGCGATCCAGCTGAGATTGATCGGTTTGACCCCCTCTACGGCCAGACCTTCACCTTTGGTCCAGATGGCTTTCCTAAGAAATCAGGCTTAGTGATGCTTACTTCTTCTTTCGGGCTGCAACAGAGGCTTTTCCGCCGTGACATTACAAGCTCGTTCAGGCCTTTCGTAGAAGTGGGCGCAGGTCCAACAATCGGCTACATCCACATGATTTCTCGCTTGCCAGATGGTCTGGCAGACATTCCGCAGAATTATGAATTCTCAGGCACGATCTTCAACCCACGCGGTATTACGCTTGGGGTAAATGGATATGTCGGCGCAGGCGCATACTTCGGTGCAAACTTTCTTTCTCTGCAAGGTCTCACTGTGCGCTACATCGCAAACTACTTGCCCGCAGGCGTTGAGCTGCTGCGCGGCTCACGCGTCTCACTTTTTCATGGCATCTCTATCAACCTAATCTTCGGAACACTGTATAATTGAACAGCGATGCAGCGAAAAAAAATTTTACTGTCTGCTCTTGCAGATGTGAAACAAAACCCTTATATTTGCGTTCCATTCTGAACGAGATACCGCGGGGTGGAGCAATTGGTAGCTCGTCGGGCTCATAACCCGAAGGTTATAGGTTCAAGTCCTATCCCCGCCACGAAGAAGTAGAAAAGCCCGCCTCAGAGCGGGCTTTTCCTATTCTCTTGCTCCCTGCTCTACGGCGCGCTTCCCTGCTTGGCAGCAGCAGTTTCGCCAAGATACTTCTCAAACCACTCTACGTTGGACTGCATCACAATCTGCATCATTTTCGGTTCGTTTGGACCGTGCGGCTGGCGGGGTAGCTCCAGCATTCGCGTTGGAACGCCACGCATCTTGAGGGCACGATAAAACTCCATTCCTTGCGAAATCGGCACGCGTACATCTGCTGTGCCGTGCTGAATCATTGTGGGTGTTGTAACGTTCTTCACGTGCGTAATTGGCGAGTGCTTGTAGTACACCTCAGGCTGCTCCCAAAACGCACCACCAAAGTAGTCAGGGATAAAGTCAGGGATGTCGTTGGTGGTCATCATACTGACTAAGTTCGTAACGGGGGCACCAGCAGAAGCTGCCTTGAAGCGATTGGTCTGCGTTACCACCCATGAGGTCATATAGCCACCATAACTCCACCCCATTACGCCCAGCCGATTGGGATCAGCAACACCCATCTCAATGACCTTGTCAACGCCAGCCATCAAATCTTGGTAATCCATTCCGCCCCAGTCCTTGAAATTCGCACGTCGGAACGCTACCCCGTATCCTGACGAACCGCGTGGGTTGGGACGGAGAATCGCATAACCTTTCGCCGAGAACGTTGCAATCGGGTAGATGCTTCGGCTGCCGTTAAAAGTCTGCTGGAACACACCAGCGGGACCCCCATGAATGTTAAGAATGAGCGGCACTTTCTTGCCTGGTGTGTAACCAACTGGGTAGGTCAGCAAGCCCTCAATTTCTTTACCGTCGCTGCTCTTCCAGCGAATTAGCTCAGTTTTGCCCACTGATGGCAGTTTCAGGTCGGCATTTGCCCGAGAAACTTGCTGCCCGTTAGCGGGTGAACTCAAGGAAGCCACCCACACTTCCTGCGGCGCATCAGAAGTCTGGCGCACCAGTGCTATCATCTTGCCAGCTGCGCCGATGCTTGGCGAGGTGTAAACTGCTGCTGGCAGCTTAACTTCTTCAATTTTGCTTGCACTGACGTCGACCGCATACACCTGTGAGAGCGTACCTTTGGCTTCGCTAAAGTAGAGCCGCTTGCTGTCGGCTGACCAACCAATCAGATTCGGCTGCCCATCAAATGAGGCTGGCATGCGCTTGGGTTCACCGCCAGTAGCAGGGGCGATGAGAATTGTGCGGTCTTGCGCCCAGCGAGGCGGCACATCACTGGCTAAGAAGGCAACTGAACGACCATCGGGCGAGAACAAAGGGGCAGTTTCCGCAGCAGGCGTGTTGGCAAATACAGTAACCTTGCCTGTTTCGATTTCCACCACAGACAAGTCAGCTGTCACCCAGTCGTTGGGACTTGGCGACTTGGTGTGCGAGAAGACAATTCGCTTGCTATCAGGCGACCAGTCGAAGCCGCTCACCGAGCGCTCTTCTGTGGTGAGTTTCTTAGGCTCTCGCTTGCCACTTGCATCGGGCTGAACCGGCAGGAGATAAAGCCGTGAGAGCTTGACATTCTCGTCAACCCAGCGGTAGTCATTTTTGCCTTTCTCATTCTTCTCCTCCTCTTCGGTCTTGGGGTCTGGCATCGTGAAGGCAATGTAGCGACCGTCTGGTGACCACTCGAAGTCAGCAATGCTTCCCTTGACATCGGTGAGAGGCTCGGCTTCCCCGCCGCTCAGGCGTAAGAGGTAAAGGTTGTTTTTGTTATCCTTTCGGTTTGAGAGAAAAGCAATCGCTTTCCCGTCAGGTGACCACTTTGGATTAGTAGAAGACTTATCGCTAAACGTCAGTTGCCGTACCTCTTTGCC
This sequence is a window from Chloroherpetonaceae bacterium. Protein-coding genes within it:
- the lipA gene encoding lipoyl synthase, yielding MITTPDLNILQPSPPAKPTSRPDWLRVRMPSGEGYAKLKALIDSYRLHTVCEEARCPNIAECWGAGTATIMILGETCTRSCGFCAVKTGRPTELDLAEPKRVAEAVRLMNLRHTVITSVNRDELDDGGASIWAETIREIRKAHPATHIEVLIPDFQGDTAAWDTVMRERPEILNHNIETVPRLYRLVRPQAKYQRSLDLLKYAKETYQLVTKSGLMVGIGEQPEEVLAVMQDLRTHKVDILTIGQYLQPTKAHLPVHRFVPLEEFEMYKRVGLEMGFRHVESGPLVRSSYHAAEQAESSA
- a CDS encoding 2-oxo acid dehydrogenase subunit E2, which gives rise to MAKVDIVMPKMGESLMEGTILEWYKKVGDPIQKDENLLRISTDKIDTDVPSSASGIVAEILFAEGTVVPIGTTVARIETDVSAAMSPTPPTPASATAPAAFSPASPHSNGNRPATADTPVGNRFYSPVVMRIAQEEGISMQELNRIPGTGIGGRVTKNDVLNYLKSGRTLPTAPAAPSVPSAAPAPVTASAAARVETRPAPTPPAPEPAKPTPPPAPVVYDANRAEVIQMDHMRKLIAEHMVRSKQTSAHVTSVSEADVTGLVRLVRAKKATFEATNGIKLTYTPFFVDAVVKSLKEFPMLNASVEGDKIIIKKYINIGIAVALGERGEGGLIVPVIKGADEKNLVGLARAVQDLAARARSKKLLPDEIQGGTFTITNYGTTGNLFGAPIINQPQVAILGTGAIVKRPVVKTLDDDTDVIAIRSMMYLSLSYDHRIIDGALAGYFLQFLVRTLESYNEHTPL
- a CDS encoding nitroreductase family protein encodes the protein MNLPRDIFEVIRQRRTTNGYFLDRPLSDEHIKMMLEAASFAPSHFNSQPWRFVLIRDEKRRKELGRIAGQSMRVVMEKGDFWRRYLRYFRFSKEEIEKTGDGIYIDNMPAPLRPFIRYLFSEKGSEMMNKLRVPWILAIDSKKLVSSSPLILGVLLSKDEYKPEEKSGMYCLLALGMAIENIWLAATALGIGVQFISLPMEAGGEYWQKCIEMVAPPPDYELIALFRLGYINPDAKRPVIDWTSTQRKDVSQFCFAETFGHPWHPKLDSVAPLAEHASGRESLQAATDKSAGDKATLTE
- a CDS encoding S9 family peptidase, translating into MSRITFPALLLWLGIAASSWGQQATQTQPAPSTWSVELQMKVKAVSSPQVSPDGKLVVYTVTDAVMTSDKSEYLTQIWLSTSDGKEVRQLTFSDKSSTNPKWSPDGKAIAFLSNRKDNKNNLYLLRLSGGEAEPLTDVKGSIADFEWSPDGRYIAFTMPDPKTEEEEKNEKGKNDYRWVDENVKLSRLYLLPVQPDASGKREPKKLTTEERSVSGFDWSPDSKRIVFSHTKSPSPNDWVTADLSVVEIETGKVTVFANTPAAETAPLFSPDGRSVAFLASDVPPRWAQDRTILIAPATGGEPKRMPASFDGQPNLIGWSADSKRLYFSEAKGTLSQVYAVDVSASKIEEVKLPAAVYTSPSIGAAGKMIALVRQTSDAPQEVWVASLSSPANGQQVSRANADLKLPSVGKTELIRWKSSDGKEIEGLLTYPVGYTPGKKVPLILNIHGGPAGVFQQTFNGSRSIYPIATFSAKGYAILRPNPRGSSGYGVAFRRANFKDWGGMDYQDLMAGVDKVIEMGVADPNRLGVMGWSYGGYMTSWVVTQTNRFKAASAGAPVTNLVSMMTTNDIPDFIPDYFGGAFWEQPEVYYKHSPITHVKNVTTPTMIQHGTADVRVPISQGMEFYRALKMRGVPTRMLELPRQPHGPNEPKMMQIVMQSNVEWFEKYLGETAAAKQGSAP